The proteins below are encoded in one region of Hydrogenispora ethanolica:
- a CDS encoding carbohydrate ABC transporter permease — MYITSKNKNYIAIGLLPALLFYLVLVVYPIIRSFFYGFYDWNGLSAPIYIGLQNFKEILTDGVFWYSFKNNIFIVVASVFGQVPIGLILAIILNRKLKGARFFRSVFFIPMILSTVVIGLLWTTMLNSQTGLVNTLLQSIGLGALAQDWLGDPRLAMYTVSGVVIWQFIGFYMIIFLAALQNIPVDIMEAAEIDGANEAQKLFRITLPMMWTTIKTAVVLCIAGSMRSFDLVFVMTQGGPAHATELMATYMYNKTFSVYKYGYGSAISLVIFIISFSFILFSQKLMGRSKADEGGE; from the coding sequence ATGTATATCACCAGTAAAAATAAGAACTATATCGCCATTGGCTTGCTGCCGGCGCTCCTGTTCTATCTGGTCCTGGTCGTCTATCCGATTATCCGCTCGTTCTTTTACGGTTTTTATGACTGGAACGGCTTGAGCGCGCCGATCTATATCGGACTGCAAAACTTCAAGGAAATTTTGACGGATGGGGTTTTCTGGTATTCCTTTAAAAATAACATCTTTATCGTCGTGGCGTCGGTCTTTGGGCAGGTGCCCATCGGACTGATCCTGGCGATTATCCTAAACCGGAAATTGAAAGGAGCCCGGTTCTTCCGATCGGTCTTCTTTATCCCGATGATCCTCTCCACCGTGGTCATCGGTTTGCTGTGGACCACCATGCTCAATTCGCAGACGGGATTGGTCAATACGCTCTTGCAAAGTATCGGGCTGGGGGCTTTGGCCCAAGACTGGCTGGGCGATCCGCGGCTGGCGATGTATACGGTCAGCGGGGTCGTGATCTGGCAATTCATCGGGTTTTATATGATTATTTTCCTGGCGGCCCTCCAGAATATCCCGGTGGATATCATGGAAGCGGCGGAGATCGACGGAGCGAATGAGGCGCAGAAGCTGTTCCGGATCACCCTGCCGATGATGTGGACCACCATCAAAACCGCGGTCGTCCTGTGCATCGCCGGCAGCATGCGCTCCTTTGACCTGGTCTTTGTCATGACCCAGGGCGGACCGGCCCATGCCACCGAACTGATGGCCACCTATATGTACAACAAGACCTTCTCGGTCTACAAATACGGCTACGGCAGCGCGATCTCCCTGGTCATTTTCATCATCAGTTTCAGCTTCATCCTGTTCAGCCAGAAACTGATGGGCCGCAGCAAAGCCGATGAAGGAGGGGAATAA
- a CDS encoding carbohydrate ABC transporter permease, with translation MSTQLKSFGDAARPHAARNRWEKPLLYLVLTLLSVATLFCLIWMFYTSFKSNAEITMNIFALPTQLHFENYVNAWQTAKIGVYLFNSVYVATVAIVLTVLVSAMAAFILSKFTFRLQRLVYTMFIIGMLIPLQSVLVPLFIQMRNLNLLNTHWSLIFSYTAFGLPISVFILESFMRSFPDAIIEAAVMDGCSIPRVFFQMILPMSRPAIATVTILNFLNNWKEFSFALIFINDDIKKTLPLGLYNFLGAYSSNYAELMAALTISSIPIILLYLILQEQVINGMTSGAVKG, from the coding sequence ATGAGCACTCAACTGAAAAGCTTCGGTGACGCGGCCCGGCCTCACGCTGCCCGCAACCGCTGGGAGAAGCCGCTGTTGTATCTGGTCCTCACGCTGCTCAGCGTGGCGACGCTGTTTTGCTTGATTTGGATGTTCTACACCTCCTTCAAGAGCAACGCCGAGATTACCATGAACATCTTTGCGCTCCCGACCCAGTTGCATTTTGAGAACTACGTCAATGCCTGGCAGACCGCAAAGATCGGGGTCTATCTGTTCAACAGCGTCTACGTGGCCACGGTGGCCATCGTCCTGACGGTCCTGGTCAGCGCCATGGCCGCGTTTATCTTGTCCAAATTCACCTTCCGGCTGCAAAGACTGGTGTATACGATGTTCATCATCGGAATGCTCATCCCGTTGCAGTCGGTTTTGGTGCCGCTGTTTATCCAGATGCGGAACCTAAACCTGCTGAACACCCACTGGTCGCTGATCTTTTCCTACACCGCGTTCGGACTGCCGATCTCCGTCTTTATTTTGGAGAGTTTCATGCGTTCGTTCCCCGACGCCATTATCGAGGCGGCGGTGATGGACGGCTGTTCGATCCCGCGGGTCTTTTTCCAGATGATCCTGCCGATGTCGCGGCCGGCCATCGCCACGGTGACCATCTTGAACTTCCTGAATAATTGGAAGGAATTCTCGTTTGCCCTGATCTTCATCAATGATGACATCAAAAAGACGCTGCCCCTCGGACTTTATAATTTTTTGGGCGCCTATAGCAGCAACTATGCCGAACTGATGGCCGCCCTGACCATCTCGTCGATCCCGATTATCCTGTTGTACCTGATCCTGCAGGAACAGGTCATCAACGGCATGACCAGCGGCGCGGTGAAAGGTTGA
- a CDS encoding GH1 family beta-glucosidase yields MAQLIFPKDFLWGAATASYQIEGGAADDGKGESIWDRFSHIPGKVTNGDTGDVACDHYHRYREDVRLMKELGLKGYRFSISWPRVFPNGRGAVNPQGIDFYNRLVDELLANGIEPAVTLYHWDLPQALQENGGWGNRAIVDDFAAYAAYLFDVLGDRVKKWITHNEPWVVAFAGHFQGRHAPGLTDLPLAVQVTHHLILSHAKAVQAYRASKHGDGQIGITLNLYPSVPASDSESDRAAATLVDGHNNRWFLDPVLKGEYPADILRLYQERLNSPVIEPGDMECIAASPMDFLGINYYFQKVVKHSEVHPILQFEEIKPEGSEYTAMNWEITPQGLTDLLVRLDRDYHHPDLYITENGAAFKDDRRDGGVVDDQDRLKFLQQHFAAAHRALEAGVKLKGYYVWSLMDNFEWAHGYGKRFGLIYIDYQTLERTWKKSALWYREVIRDNGL; encoded by the coding sequence ATGGCTCAGCTGATTTTTCCGAAAGACTTTCTATGGGGCGCGGCGACCGCCTCGTATCAGATCGAGGGAGGAGCCGCCGACGACGGGAAGGGCGAATCGATCTGGGATCGTTTCAGCCATATCCCCGGCAAGGTGACCAACGGCGACACCGGCGACGTGGCCTGCGACCACTACCACCGTTACCGGGAGGACGTCCGGCTCATGAAGGAGCTGGGACTGAAGGGATACCGCTTCTCCATCTCCTGGCCCCGGGTTTTCCCGAACGGACGGGGTGCGGTGAACCCCCAGGGGATCGACTTCTACAACCGGCTGGTTGACGAGCTGCTGGCCAACGGGATCGAGCCGGCGGTGACCCTCTATCACTGGGATCTGCCCCAGGCTTTGCAGGAGAACGGCGGCTGGGGCAACCGGGCCATCGTCGACGATTTCGCGGCATATGCCGCTTACCTCTTTGACGTTTTGGGCGACCGGGTCAAGAAATGGATCACCCACAATGAACCCTGGGTGGTGGCCTTCGCCGGACATTTCCAGGGCCGGCACGCTCCGGGGCTCACCGATCTGCCCCTGGCGGTCCAGGTGACCCATCATCTGATCCTGTCCCATGCCAAAGCGGTCCAGGCTTACCGCGCCAGCAAGCATGGTGACGGCCAGATCGGGATCACCCTGAATCTCTATCCCAGCGTTCCGGCTTCGGACTCCGAGAGCGACAGGGCGGCCGCCACTTTGGTGGACGGGCACAATAACCGCTGGTTCCTCGATCCGGTCCTCAAAGGCGAGTACCCCGCGGATATCCTCCGCCTCTATCAGGAGCGCTTGAACTCGCCGGTGATTGAGCCCGGCGACATGGAGTGCATCGCCGCCAGTCCCATGGACTTCCTGGGCATCAACTACTACTTCCAGAAGGTGGTCAAGCATTCGGAGGTCCACCCGATCCTGCAATTTGAGGAAATCAAGCCGGAAGGCTCGGAATATACGGCGATGAATTGGGAGATTACGCCGCAGGGCCTCACCGATCTGCTGGTCCGGCTCGACCGGGACTACCATCACCCCGATCTGTATATTACCGAGAACGGCGCCGCCTTCAAGGATGACCGCCGCGACGGCGGGGTGGTGGATGACCAGGACCGGCTGAAGTTTCTGCAGCAGCATTTCGCCGCGGCCCACCGCGCGCTGGAAGCCGGCGTCAAGCTGAAGGGCTACTATGTCTGGTCGCTGATGGATAATTTCGAATGGGCCCATGGCTACGGCAAGCGTTTCGGCCTGATCTACATCGACTATCAGACGCTGGAGCGGACCTGGAAAAAGAGCGCGCTCTGGTACCGCGAGGTCATTCGCGACAACGGCCTTTAA